A single Clavibacter nebraskensis NCPPB 2581 DNA region contains:
- a CDS encoding ABC transporter permease yields MTATPLPTRRGSRLRGWTSPLRGSTALAVGLAIITVHVVLAVLAPWIAGHDPVATDSTDVLSGTTWAHWLGTDQYGRDVLSRTLNGGRYALVVTFLATTIAVAVGTVVGCVTAYAEGWLDEVIMRIVDALLSVPSILALLVVVTVFGSGLWVIVLAVTVVYAPAVTRVVRGAARTVITQDYVTAARARGEGPLSIVFREILPNVLDVVLVEYAMRASWIVLLISSLSFLGFGANPPTPDWGLMVQENRTALTVVPLGTLAPIVALATLVVGLNLSGDGLSKSLGVDRAQRGIA; encoded by the coding sequence ATGACCGCGACGCCCCTGCCCACCCGACGAGGCTCCCGCCTGCGCGGGTGGACGAGCCCGCTCCGGGGATCGACGGCGCTCGCCGTCGGGCTCGCGATCATCACGGTGCACGTCGTGCTCGCGGTGCTCGCGCCGTGGATCGCCGGGCACGACCCGGTCGCCACCGACTCGACGGACGTGCTCTCCGGCACGACGTGGGCGCACTGGCTCGGCACCGACCAGTACGGCCGCGACGTGCTCTCCCGCACCCTCAACGGCGGCCGGTACGCGCTCGTCGTCACCTTCCTCGCGACCACCATCGCGGTCGCGGTCGGCACGGTCGTCGGCTGCGTCACGGCGTACGCCGAGGGCTGGCTCGACGAGGTGATCATGCGGATCGTGGACGCACTGCTGAGCGTGCCGTCGATCCTCGCCCTGCTCGTGGTGGTGACGGTGTTCGGATCCGGCCTGTGGGTGATCGTGCTCGCCGTGACTGTCGTCTACGCGCCCGCCGTCACGCGGGTGGTGCGCGGGGCAGCACGGACCGTGATCACGCAGGACTACGTCACGGCGGCGCGCGCCCGGGGCGAGGGGCCGCTGAGCATCGTGTTCCGCGAGATCCTCCCGAACGTGCTCGACGTCGTGCTCGTGGAGTACGCGATGCGGGCCTCGTGGATCGTGCTGCTGATCTCGTCGCTCTCCTTCCTCGGCTTCGGCGCGAACCCGCCGACGCCCGACTGGGGGCTCATGGTGCAGGAAAACCGCACCGCGCTCACGGTCGTGCCGCTCGGCACGCTCGCGCCGATCGTGGCGCTCGCGACCCTCGTGGTCGGCCTCAACCTCAGCGGCGACGGGCTCAGCAAGTCGCTCGGCGTCGACCGCGCCCAGAGGGGGATCGCATGA
- a CDS encoding TetR/AcrR family transcriptional regulator — translation MARPRKFDEQDVLAAACRRFTETGYHGTSVDELSRVTGLSKGSLYGAFGDKEALFERVFDEYCTEAGAGVVALTEGPEAQALARLHAWLRSPEDDASRRDCLLAKGTAELAWANDVIAARSLSAFDGLLDSCRQLVEQAQRAGLVDPSADAEALGGLILATHRGIEALAEAGVDPVTRNRIADAAIAGIALRPAGA, via the coding sequence ATGGCGCGACCCCGGAAGTTCGACGAGCAGGACGTGCTGGCGGCGGCGTGCCGGCGGTTCACGGAGACCGGGTACCACGGCACCTCGGTGGATGAGCTGTCTCGGGTGACGGGCCTCAGCAAGGGCAGCCTGTACGGGGCGTTCGGCGACAAGGAGGCCCTCTTCGAGAGGGTGTTCGACGAGTACTGCACCGAGGCGGGCGCCGGTGTCGTCGCGCTCACGGAGGGGCCGGAGGCTCAGGCGCTCGCCCGGCTGCACGCGTGGCTGCGCTCGCCGGAGGACGACGCCTCGAGGCGCGACTGCCTCCTGGCGAAGGGGACGGCCGAGCTCGCCTGGGCGAACGACGTCATCGCGGCCCGCTCCCTCTCCGCGTTCGACGGGCTGCTCGACAGCTGCCGCCAGCTCGTCGAGCAGGCGCAGCGCGCCGGTCTCGTGGATCCGTCCGCGGACGCCGAGGCGCTCGGCGGGCTGATCCTGGCGACGCATCGGGGTATCGAGGCGCTCGCGGAGGCGGGGGTCGATCCCGTCACCCGGAACCGCATCGCGGATGCCGCGATCGCGGGCATCGCCCTCCGTCCCGCAGGTGCGTGA
- a CDS encoding dipeptide ABC transporter ATP-binding protein yields the protein MMPGNVEDTLTGQVRLGTVVRVADLAISYAAGRTDVPVVRGVSFEIRAGRALGLVGESGSGKSTVARTLLAHLRRGSRIVGGSVEVAGQDVFALSPAATRELRGGTAAVVAQNAGQALTPSMRVGRQLREALESHGLPSDDERVQELIRLVRLPDPATLVRRYPHQLSGGQQQRIAIAMAVAARPRVLVLDEPTTALDVVTQAAVLTLIRDLARELGMAVLLVSHDLGVVSTMVDEIAVMRDGVIVEHRPTAELFASPEHAYTRELLAAIPGGAGPVAPAHADAAAPMVVADGLVVRYGRGLPPAVSDVSFEIAPRETLAVVGESGSGKTTLATALAGLVPTESGTFRFQGEGVSGDLTSAVAGRSPALRRAVQLVFQNADTSLNPRRTVGAAIARPLELFTGRASAERVGEILTEVGLSPDFAARLPSQLSGGQRQRVGIARALAAGPQLVIADEITTALDVRVQAEILELLARLQRDKGLSCLFISHDLAVVRGVADRVAVMTGGRIVEIGPTERVFQGPNHPYTRQLLAATLEPGATELPRVEDVTATWRDVAGGGWRELDDGHRIRDWEDAR from the coding sequence ATGATGCCCGGCAACGTCGAGGACACCCTCACCGGCCAGGTGCGGCTCGGCACCGTCGTGCGCGTCGCCGACCTCGCCATCTCGTACGCGGCCGGGCGCACCGACGTGCCCGTCGTCCGCGGCGTCAGCTTCGAGATCCGCGCCGGGCGCGCGCTCGGGCTCGTCGGGGAGTCGGGGAGCGGGAAGTCGACGGTCGCGCGGACGCTGCTCGCGCACCTGCGCCGCGGCTCCCGCATCGTGGGCGGATCCGTCGAGGTCGCCGGGCAGGACGTCTTCGCCCTCTCCCCCGCCGCGACACGCGAGCTGCGCGGCGGCACCGCGGCTGTCGTCGCGCAGAACGCCGGCCAGGCGCTCACGCCCTCGATGCGCGTGGGCCGCCAGCTCCGCGAGGCGCTCGAGAGCCACGGGCTCCCGAGCGACGACGAGCGGGTCCAGGAGCTGATCCGCCTCGTGCGCCTGCCCGACCCCGCCACCCTCGTGCGGCGGTACCCGCACCAGCTCTCCGGCGGGCAGCAGCAGCGCATCGCGATCGCCATGGCCGTCGCCGCGCGCCCCCGGGTGCTCGTGCTCGACGAGCCGACGACCGCGCTCGACGTGGTGACGCAGGCGGCCGTGCTGACCCTGATCCGCGACCTCGCCCGCGAGCTCGGCATGGCCGTGCTGCTCGTCAGCCACGACCTCGGCGTCGTCTCGACGATGGTCGACGAGATCGCCGTGATGCGCGACGGCGTCATCGTGGAGCACCGGCCGACCGCGGAGCTGTTCGCGTCGCCGGAGCACGCGTACACGCGCGAGCTGCTGGCGGCGATCCCCGGGGGCGCCGGCCCGGTCGCCCCTGCCCACGCCGACGCCGCGGCCCCGATGGTCGTCGCCGACGGCCTCGTCGTCCGCTACGGCCGCGGCCTGCCGCCCGCGGTGTCCGACGTCTCGTTCGAGATCGCGCCGCGCGAGACGCTCGCGGTCGTCGGCGAGTCCGGCAGCGGCAAGACCACGCTCGCGACCGCCCTCGCCGGGCTGGTGCCCACCGAGTCGGGCACCTTCCGCTTCCAGGGCGAGGGGGTCTCGGGCGACCTGACCTCCGCGGTCGCCGGCCGCTCGCCCGCCCTCCGGCGCGCGGTGCAGCTCGTGTTCCAGAACGCGGACACCTCGCTCAACCCGCGTCGGACGGTCGGCGCGGCGATCGCCCGGCCGCTCGAGCTCTTCACGGGCCGGGCCTCGGCCGAGCGCGTGGGCGAGATCCTCACCGAGGTGGGGCTGTCGCCGGACTTCGCGGCCCGGCTGCCGAGCCAGCTCTCGGGCGGCCAGCGGCAGCGCGTCGGGATCGCCCGGGCGCTGGCCGCGGGGCCGCAGCTCGTAATCGCGGACGAGATCACGACCGCGCTCGACGTGCGCGTGCAGGCCGAGATCCTGGAGCTGCTCGCCCGCCTGCAGCGCGACAAGGGCCTCAGCTGCCTCTTCATCAGCCACGACCTCGCCGTGGTCCGCGGCGTCGCGGACCGCGTGGCCGTGATGACCGGCGGGCGGATCGTGGAGATCGGCCCGACCGAGCGGGTGTTCCAGGGGCCGAACCACCCCTACACGCGGCAGCTGCTCGCCGCGACGCTCGAGCCCGGCGCCACCGAGCTGCCGCGGGTGGAGGACGTGACGGCCACCTGGCGCGACGTCGCCGGGGGAGGGTGGAGGGAGCTCGACGACGGGCACCGGATCCGGGACTGGGAGGACGCACGATGA
- a CDS encoding ABC transporter substrate-binding protein yields the protein MPSIVTTRTTLAGASARTLRIADRPERPRTPSRRAVLSGTAGIAGLGLLALTGCSTGASSTTIPAAAATGTPLRGGRLRVARPAASAAETLDAASSLSAYEYLGALYNRLVKLDEKGETIPDLAEEWSASADGVTWTFRLRRGVRFHDGTRFTADDAIASIQHVLDPATASPQGGVLGDMLDPGSMSAPDPHTLVFQLKTPNAEFPSLLTAYQCYMVPAAAIGTIGSTGIGTGPFRLSSFHPAGSGSVEAFEDHFAGRPVLDGIDFSSIQDTTARVNALLAGQIDLISQTNLDFATARVVSASSRATVARVENAQWYTIPMLATSAEFQDPLVRQAMKLAYDPEQILATALQGTGTAGWDNPVPLSLAAFRDVDRAYDPDQAKALLAKAGVPGLRTTIHTSSYESVFTPMAVAYRDQVKAAGIDLTVTNASSDSYYTEIWMQKPLLVSYWFTGRPIDQLLNQIFRTGSSYNESAWSNPTFDALLDDARATMDDAKRLMLYQDAQRIVVEDSADMTPMFGDRLVGISRDVVNYREYGFEFDHLQIGFRR from the coding sequence ATGCCATCGATCGTCACCACCCGCACCACGCTCGCCGGCGCGAGCGCGCGCACCCTACGCATCGCCGACCGTCCCGAGCGACCCCGCACGCCCAGCCGCCGCGCCGTCCTCTCGGGCACCGCCGGGATCGCCGGCCTCGGCCTGCTCGCCCTCACCGGATGCAGCACCGGCGCGAGCAGCACGACCATCCCCGCGGCCGCCGCGACCGGGACGCCCCTGCGGGGCGGCCGCCTCCGCGTCGCGCGGCCTGCCGCATCCGCCGCCGAGACGCTGGATGCCGCGAGCTCGCTCTCCGCGTACGAGTACCTCGGCGCCCTCTACAATCGGCTCGTCAAGCTCGACGAGAAGGGCGAGACGATCCCCGACCTCGCGGAGGAGTGGTCGGCGAGCGCCGACGGCGTCACGTGGACCTTCCGCCTCCGCCGCGGCGTCCGCTTCCACGACGGCACCCGCTTCACGGCCGACGACGCGATCGCCTCCATCCAGCACGTCCTCGATCCTGCGACGGCGTCCCCGCAGGGTGGCGTGCTCGGCGACATGCTCGACCCGGGCAGCATGTCGGCGCCCGACCCGCACACCCTCGTCTTCCAGCTCAAGACCCCCAACGCGGAGTTCCCGTCGCTGCTCACGGCGTACCAGTGCTACATGGTGCCGGCCGCCGCCATCGGGACCATCGGCAGCACGGGCATCGGCACCGGGCCGTTCCGCCTCTCGTCGTTCCACCCGGCGGGATCCGGCAGCGTCGAGGCCTTCGAGGACCACTTCGCCGGGCGGCCCGTGCTCGACGGCATCGACTTCTCCTCCATCCAGGACACGACCGCTCGCGTGAACGCGCTTCTCGCCGGGCAGATCGACCTCATCTCGCAGACCAACCTCGACTTCGCGACCGCGCGGGTCGTCTCCGCGTCGAGCCGGGCCACGGTCGCGCGGGTGGAGAACGCGCAGTGGTACACGATCCCGATGCTCGCCACGAGCGCCGAGTTCCAGGACCCGCTCGTGCGCCAGGCCATGAAGCTCGCCTACGACCCCGAGCAGATCCTCGCGACCGCGCTGCAGGGCACCGGCACCGCGGGCTGGGACAACCCGGTGCCGCTGTCGCTCGCCGCCTTCAGGGACGTCGACCGCGCCTACGACCCCGACCAGGCCAAGGCGCTGCTCGCGAAGGCGGGCGTGCCCGGGCTCAGGACGACGATCCACACCTCGAGCTACGAGTCGGTGTTCACCCCCATGGCGGTCGCCTACCGCGACCAGGTGAAGGCCGCGGGCATCGACCTCACGGTCACGAACGCGTCCTCCGACTCCTACTACACGGAGATCTGGATGCAGAAGCCGCTGCTGGTGAGCTACTGGTTCACCGGCCGGCCCATCGACCAGCTGCTCAACCAGATCTTCCGCACCGGCTCCTCCTACAACGAGAGCGCGTGGTCGAACCCGACCTTCGACGCCCTCCTCGACGACGCCCGCGCCACGATGGACGATGCGAAGCGGCTGATGCTCTACCAGGACGCCCAGCGGATCGTCGTGGAGGACAGCGCCGACATGACGCCCATGTTCGGCGACCGGCTCGTGGGCATCTCGCGCGACGTCGTCAACTACCGCGAGTACGGCTTCGAATTCGACCACCTCCAGATCGGATTCCGCCGATGA
- a CDS encoding ABC transporter permease: MNVSAQVLRRLGTAILTIVLASLFVFLAIQLLPGDVAQQLLGQDATPEAVATLRESLGLDRNVWLRYGDWLLGAAHGDFGTSLVSGDPVAPTLLVAFRNSMLIAVPAMLVGVTLSLTLGVIAGVRRGRASDSVISIVSLVVMSVPEFMVATVLVLLFAITIPVFPAVVLRGSDATVAELLPSVWLPVIVLTLAMAAYIVRTMRSSTIDVMASEFVTTAELKGLTTRQVVWRHAVPSALLPTLNVVALNVAWLLGGVVVVENVFNYPGLGKLMLESVFTRDLPTIQAIALLSAAVYVVCNLAADLVALALDPRLRTRQSARRTRPARSIRPARPATRRKARA, translated from the coding sequence ATGAACGTCTCCGCGCAGGTGCTGCGCCGACTGGGCACGGCGATCCTCACGATCGTGCTCGCGTCCCTGTTCGTCTTCCTCGCGATCCAGCTGCTGCCGGGCGACGTGGCGCAGCAGCTCCTCGGGCAGGACGCCACACCCGAGGCCGTCGCGACGCTCCGCGAGTCGCTCGGGCTCGACCGGAACGTGTGGCTGCGCTATGGCGACTGGCTGCTCGGGGCCGCGCACGGCGACTTCGGGACCTCGCTCGTGAGCGGGGATCCCGTCGCGCCGACGCTCCTCGTCGCCTTCCGGAACAGCATGCTCATCGCGGTGCCGGCGATGCTCGTCGGCGTGACCCTGTCGCTCACGCTCGGCGTGATCGCGGGCGTGCGCCGCGGCCGCGCGAGCGACTCGGTGATCAGCATCGTGAGCCTCGTGGTGATGAGCGTCCCCGAGTTCATGGTCGCGACCGTGCTCGTGCTGCTGTTCGCCATCACGATCCCGGTCTTCCCGGCCGTGGTCCTCCGCGGCAGCGACGCCACGGTCGCCGAGCTGCTGCCGTCGGTGTGGCTGCCGGTGATCGTGCTGACGCTCGCCATGGCCGCCTACATCGTGCGCACCATGCGCTCCTCGACCATCGACGTGATGGCGTCCGAGTTCGTCACGACGGCCGAGCTCAAGGGCCTCACGACCAGGCAGGTGGTGTGGCGGCACGCGGTGCCGAGCGCGCTGCTGCCGACGCTCAACGTGGTCGCGCTCAACGTCGCGTGGCTGCTCGGCGGCGTCGTCGTGGTGGAGAACGTCTTCAACTACCCAGGGCTCGGCAAGCTCATGCTCGAGTCGGTCTTCACGCGCGACCTGCCGACGATCCAGGCCATCGCGCTGCTGAGCGCCGCCGTGTACGTGGTCTGCAACCTGGCGGCCGACCTCGTGGCGCTGGCGCTGGATCCGCGGCTCCGCACGAGGCAGAGCGCCCGCCGCACCCGGCCCGCGCGATCCATCCGACCCGCCCGACCCGCCACCCGACGGAAGGCCCGCGCATGA
- a CDS encoding oxidoreductase produces MTSYITPSPTPEFAGKRAIVTGGTRGIGAAIVQRLLDGGATVVAAARSATAETPEGATFIAGDISTVDGARTLASAALAALGGVDIVVNNAGAARFHVGGIGTIPDEEWVDALALNYLSAVRVVDALLPALHEAGAGSAIINISSTAARDAAPPLAHYGGAKAALDAYGRALASELAPAGIRVATITPGNVLTPGADAIRQDLADAMGVPLEATTADTPLGRPGDPRDIAEAVAFLASDRAQWITGSNLLVDGGELSRP; encoded by the coding sequence ATGACGTCCTACATCACCCCATCCCCGACCCCCGAGTTCGCCGGCAAGCGCGCCATCGTCACCGGCGGCACGCGCGGCATCGGCGCGGCGATCGTGCAGCGGCTGCTCGACGGCGGAGCCACCGTCGTCGCGGCCGCACGCAGCGCCACCGCCGAGACACCCGAGGGAGCCACGTTCATCGCCGGCGACATCAGCACCGTCGACGGCGCGCGGACCCTCGCCTCGGCCGCGCTCGCCGCGCTGGGCGGCGTCGACATCGTCGTCAACAACGCGGGCGCCGCGCGCTTCCACGTCGGCGGCATCGGGACGATCCCCGACGAGGAGTGGGTCGACGCGCTCGCCCTCAACTACCTCTCCGCGGTGCGGGTAGTCGACGCCCTGCTACCCGCGCTCCACGAGGCCGGGGCGGGCAGCGCGATCATCAACATCTCGTCGACGGCGGCGCGCGACGCGGCGCCGCCCCTCGCCCACTACGGCGGCGCGAAAGCCGCCCTCGACGCGTACGGGAGGGCGTTGGCCTCGGAGCTCGCGCCCGCGGGGATCCGCGTCGCCACCATCACCCCGGGCAACGTCCTCACCCCCGGTGCCGACGCGATCCGGCAGGACCTGGCCGACGCCATGGGGGTCCCGCTCGAGGCCACCACCGCGGACACCCCGCTGGGGCGCCCCGGCGACCCGCGGGACATCGCGGAGGCGGTGGCCTTCCTCGCGTCGGACCGCGCGCAGTGGATCACCGGGTCGAACCTCCTCGTCGACGGCGGAGAGCTCTCCCGCCCCTAG
- a CDS encoding acetylxylan esterase — translation MLIEPVDAARAHVSSHVDPEDFDAFWADTLAEAGSHDLDVRLAPVETDLALVDVQDVTFAGSGGTDVRAWLRTPRGATGPLPTVVSYVGYGGGRGRAEETLIYAAAGFAHLQMDTRGQGSYWSAGDTADHGEAGPAIPGFMTRGIASRETYYYRRLFTDAVRAVDVARSLDVVDPARIAVQGGSQGGGMALAVAGLRDDVAAVSAYVPFLCDIERATHITDAYPYHEVVDYLKTHRGRGEDVHAVLRYFDGVAFSRRSTAPARFSVGLMDATCPPSTVYGAFDAYAGEKEIVEWEYNGHDGGGIDDELGTLAFLRRTMG, via the coding sequence ATGCTCATCGAACCCGTCGACGCCGCCCGCGCGCACGTCAGCAGCCACGTCGACCCCGAGGACTTCGACGCGTTCTGGGCCGACACCCTCGCCGAGGCCGGGAGCCACGATCTCGACGTGCGCCTCGCGCCGGTCGAGACCGACCTCGCGCTCGTCGACGTGCAGGACGTGACCTTCGCGGGATCCGGCGGCACCGACGTGCGCGCCTGGCTCCGCACCCCGCGTGGCGCGACCGGTCCGCTGCCCACGGTCGTCTCGTACGTCGGCTACGGCGGCGGCCGTGGACGCGCCGAGGAGACCCTGATCTACGCGGCCGCCGGCTTCGCGCACCTGCAGATGGACACCCGCGGCCAGGGCTCGTACTGGAGCGCCGGCGACACCGCCGACCACGGCGAGGCCGGACCCGCGATCCCCGGCTTCATGACCCGCGGCATCGCCTCGCGCGAGACGTACTACTACCGCCGCCTCTTCACCGACGCGGTGCGCGCGGTCGACGTGGCGCGGTCGCTCGACGTCGTGGATCCGGCGCGCATCGCCGTGCAGGGCGGCAGCCAGGGCGGCGGCATGGCCCTCGCCGTCGCCGGCCTCCGCGACGACGTCGCCGCGGTCTCCGCGTACGTGCCGTTCCTCTGCGACATCGAGCGAGCCACCCACATCACCGACGCGTACCCGTACCACGAGGTCGTCGACTACCTGAAGACGCACCGGGGCCGCGGCGAGGACGTGCACGCCGTGCTGCGGTACTTCGACGGCGTCGCGTTCTCGCGTCGCTCGACCGCGCCCGCCCGCTTCTCGGTGGGTCTCATGGACGCGACCTGCCCGCCCTCCACGGTCTACGGCGCGTTCGACGCCTACGCGGGCGAGAAGGAGATCGTCGAGTGGGAGTACAACGGCCACGACGGCGGCGGCATCGACGACGAGCTCGGCACGCTCGCGTTCCTGCGGCGCACGATGGGCTGA
- a CDS encoding CocE/NonD family hydrolase, whose protein sequence is MTDTAGETTQAEDSVTHRDVWIPMPDGTPLHARVWAPATDEPVPALLEYLPYRLDDWTAPRDSERHPWYAAHGYASIRVDIRGTGSSDGLFVDEYSAQELDDGVAVIEWIAAQDWCTGAVGIFGISWGGFNGLQLAARAPEALKAIVTVCSTDDRFDNDVHYMGGAVLGIDMAAWGATMFAFNSRPPRPEVVGDGWVERWRERLDANRPMTPTWLAHQERDDYWRHGSVCEDYSSIDAAVLAVGGWADPYRDAVLRLVENLSSPVKGIVGPWSHQYPDRGLTPGPSIGFLQETLRWWDRWLKGIDTGVEADPALRAFVSDSEPPATAYPERTGRWVAAESWPPPASVAAQPVLPLAAFHGPAAAGDAVVVRSPQRTGLDAGRFFPFGNATDLPPDQRAEDGLSVCFDLLLDEPLDVLGNVLVDLAVTSDLPDANLVVRLCDVAPDGSSTLVTRGALNLNTRIDRARIDPMVPGEEEVVRVALVSTGHAFPAGHRLRIAVSSAYWPWIWPHAREATLVVAPSRSAVTLPVWTRTEDDGVRFEEAEQSTPIAIQRIPDDSGLPERSFSHDVATGEWTLDVDPGYGGSRIYPDGLVFTESSRETYRITEGDPTSAVAESRWAIGLEKPGWRARLETTSRVTADAEAFRIVNTLRAWARDGGPDAPEVLVADRVFDDLVPRTSA, encoded by the coding sequence ATGACCGACACGGCAGGAGAGACGACCCAGGCAGAGGACAGCGTGACCCACCGCGACGTCTGGATCCCGATGCCCGACGGCACCCCCCTCCACGCCCGCGTCTGGGCGCCCGCGACCGACGAGCCCGTCCCCGCGCTCCTCGAGTACCTCCCCTACCGGCTCGACGACTGGACCGCCCCGCGCGACAGCGAGCGGCACCCCTGGTACGCGGCGCATGGCTACGCGTCCATCCGCGTCGACATCCGCGGCACGGGATCCTCCGACGGCCTGTTCGTCGACGAGTACTCCGCGCAGGAGCTCGACGACGGCGTCGCGGTGATCGAGTGGATCGCCGCGCAGGACTGGTGCACGGGCGCCGTCGGCATCTTCGGGATCTCCTGGGGCGGCTTCAACGGCCTGCAGCTCGCCGCTCGCGCGCCCGAGGCCCTGAAGGCCATCGTGACGGTGTGCTCCACAGACGACCGGTTCGACAACGACGTGCACTACATGGGCGGCGCGGTGCTCGGCATCGACATGGCCGCGTGGGGCGCGACGATGTTCGCGTTCAACTCCCGCCCGCCGCGGCCCGAGGTCGTGGGCGACGGCTGGGTCGAGCGCTGGCGCGAGCGGCTGGACGCGAACCGGCCGATGACGCCGACCTGGCTCGCGCACCAGGAGCGGGACGACTACTGGCGGCACGGCAGCGTGTGCGAGGACTACTCCTCGATCGACGCGGCCGTGCTCGCGGTCGGAGGGTGGGCGGATCCGTACCGCGACGCCGTGCTGCGCCTCGTCGAGAACCTGTCCTCCCCCGTGAAGGGCATCGTCGGCCCGTGGTCGCACCAGTACCCGGACCGCGGCCTCACGCCCGGCCCGTCGATCGGCTTCCTGCAGGAGACGCTGCGCTGGTGGGACCGCTGGCTGAAGGGCATCGACACGGGCGTGGAGGCGGATCCCGCGCTCCGCGCCTTCGTCAGCGACTCCGAGCCGCCCGCCACGGCCTACCCCGAGCGCACCGGCCGCTGGGTCGCCGCGGAGTCGTGGCCGCCGCCCGCGTCCGTCGCCGCCCAGCCCGTGCTGCCGCTGGCCGCGTTCCACGGGCCGGCCGCCGCGGGCGACGCCGTCGTGGTCCGCTCGCCCCAGCGCACCGGCCTCGACGCCGGCCGCTTCTTCCCGTTCGGCAACGCCACCGACCTGCCGCCGGACCAGCGCGCCGAGGACGGCCTCTCCGTCTGCTTCGACCTGCTGCTCGACGAGCCGCTCGACGTGCTCGGCAACGTGCTCGTCGACCTCGCGGTCACGAGCGACCTGCCCGACGCGAACCTCGTGGTGCGGCTCTGCGACGTCGCGCCCGACGGGTCGTCCACCCTCGTGACGCGCGGTGCGCTCAACCTCAACACGCGCATAGACCGCGCGCGGATCGACCCGATGGTCCCGGGCGAGGAGGAGGTCGTGCGCGTGGCGCTCGTCTCCACGGGGCACGCCTTCCCGGCCGGGCACCGGCTGCGGATCGCGGTGTCGTCGGCGTACTGGCCGTGGATCTGGCCGCACGCCCGCGAGGCGACCCTCGTCGTCGCGCCCTCCCGCAGCGCCGTGACCCTGCCCGTCTGGACGCGCACGGAGGACGACGGCGTGCGCTTCGAGGAGGCCGAGCAGTCCACGCCGATCGCGATCCAGCGGATCCCCGACGACTCCGGGCTGCCCGAGCGCAGCTTCTCCCACGACGTCGCGACCGGCGAGTGGACCCTCGACGTCGACCCCGGCTACGGCGGATCCCGGATCTACCCCGACGGCCTCGTCTTCACCGAGTCGAGCCGCGAGACGTACCGGATCACCGAGGGCGACCCGACGTCGGCCGTCGCCGAGTCGCGCTGGGCGATCGGCCTCGAGAAGCCCGGCTGGCGCGCGCGCCTCGAGACGACGTCGCGCGTGACGGCCGACGCGGAGGCGTTCCGGATCGTCAACACGCTGCGGGCGTGGGCGCGCGACGGCGGGCCCGACGCACCCGAGGTGCTCGTCGCCGACCGCGTGTTCGACGACCTCGTGCCGCGGACGTCCGCGTGA
- a CDS encoding TetR/AcrR family transcriptional regulator: MSAGTTAAATGATATAARRGGKREKPEVRRAMIVEAARAVILRQGLTATGLRDIAAEGGVSVGTVTYHFASVAEILDEVVVLETDRFYASTVEEVDADPDPVHGIRLLVEPLFTGGDEAEAHWRLWSDYWTAVARQPGLTADRLERIRVWEACLVRTIRRGVEGGAFRAVDAPEVALKLAAYSDGIATQLSQKVPGLDNTRALAWIWTFLDAELAHPAEGTPLFR, from the coding sequence GTGAGCGCGGGGACGACCGCCGCCGCGACGGGCGCGACCGCGACCGCCGCCCGCCGCGGCGGCAAGCGCGAGAAGCCCGAGGTGCGGCGCGCGATGATCGTCGAGGCGGCGCGCGCGGTGATCCTCCGCCAGGGCCTCACCGCCACCGGCCTCCGCGACATCGCGGCCGAGGGCGGCGTCTCGGTGGGCACCGTGACGTACCACTTCGCGAGCGTGGCGGAGATCCTCGACGAGGTCGTCGTGCTCGAGACCGACCGGTTCTACGCGTCGACCGTCGAGGAGGTGGACGCGGATCCGGATCCCGTGCACGGCATCCGCCTGCTGGTCGAGCCGCTCTTCACCGGCGGCGACGAGGCCGAGGCGCACTGGCGGCTCTGGTCGGACTACTGGACCGCCGTCGCCCGCCAGCCCGGCCTCACCGCCGACCGCCTGGAGCGCATCCGCGTGTGGGAGGCGTGCCTCGTCCGCACCATCCGCCGCGGCGTCGAGGGCGGCGCGTTCCGGGCGGTGGACGCGCCCGAGGTCGCGCTCAAGCTCGCGGCCTACAGCGACGGGATCGCGACGCAACTGTCCCAGAAGGTGCCCGGCCTCGACAACACGCGCGCGCTCGCGTGGATCTGGACCTTCCTCGACGCCGAGCTCGCCCATCCCGCCGAGGGGACGCCGCTCTTCCGCTGA